A genomic segment from Leptolyngbya boryana PCC 6306 encodes:
- the dnaK gene encoding molecular chaperone DnaK: MAKVVGIDLGTTNSCVAVMEGGKPTVIANAEGFRTTPSVVGYAKNGDRLVGQIAKRQAVMNPENTFYSVKRFIGRRFDEVTHEATEVAYKVLNVGGNVKLDCTAQGKQFAPEEISAQVLRKLKEDASKYLGEDVTQAVITVPAYFNDSQRQATKDAGKIAGLEVLRIINEPTAASLAYGLDKKSNETILVFDLGGGTFDVSILEVGDGVFEVLATSGDTHLGGDDFDKKIVDFLADGFARAEGIDLRKDKQALQRLTEAAEKAKIELSSVTQADINLPFITATQDGPKHLDTTLTRAKFEELCADLIDRCRIPVETALRDSKLDKSKIDEVVLVGGSTRIPAVQEVVKRVLGKDPNQTVNPDEVVAIGAAIQAGVLAGEVKDILLLDVSPLSLGVETLGGVMTKIIPRNTTIPTKKSEVFSTAVDGQSNVEIHVLQGEREMSNDNKSLGTFRLDGIPPAPRGVPQIEVTFDIDANGILTVSAKDKGTGKEQSISITGASTLPKDDVERMVRDAEQNASTDKERRERIDLKNQADSLAYQAEKQISELGDKVPADDKTKVEGLVKDLRDAIAAEDFDRIKSLQTDLQQSLYGISQNLYQQAGGEAPGADPGASAGGGSTSGGDDVIDADFTESK; the protein is encoded by the coding sequence ATGGCAAAAGTTGTTGGAATTGACTTAGGAACGACAAACTCGTGTGTCGCTGTGATGGAAGGTGGTAAACCCACTGTAATCGCAAACGCGGAAGGATTTCGCACGACCCCCTCAGTCGTCGGTTACGCAAAAAATGGCGATCGCTTAGTTGGTCAAATTGCCAAGCGCCAAGCCGTCATGAACCCAGAGAATACGTTCTACTCGGTCAAACGGTTTATCGGTCGCAGATTTGACGAAGTGACCCATGAAGCAACAGAAGTTGCTTATAAAGTCCTGAACGTTGGCGGAAACGTTAAACTCGATTGCACCGCCCAAGGCAAGCAATTTGCACCGGAAGAAATCTCTGCTCAAGTCCTCCGGAAGCTGAAAGAAGACGCAAGTAAGTACCTCGGCGAAGATGTGACCCAAGCGGTGATCACAGTTCCCGCTTACTTTAACGACTCTCAGCGACAGGCAACCAAAGACGCAGGGAAAATTGCAGGTCTAGAAGTGCTCCGAATTATTAACGAGCCGACTGCTGCATCTCTCGCATACGGTCTTGACAAGAAGAGCAACGAAACAATCCTCGTGTTTGACTTAGGTGGTGGTACGTTTGACGTATCGATCCTCGAAGTGGGCGACGGTGTATTTGAAGTACTCGCAACTTCTGGAGACACTCACTTAGGTGGAGACGACTTCGATAAAAAGATCGTAGATTTCTTAGCTGATGGTTTTGCCCGTGCAGAAGGCATTGACCTCCGCAAAGATAAGCAAGCACTTCAGCGTTTGACTGAAGCGGCTGAGAAAGCAAAAATCGAACTGTCGAGCGTGACTCAAGCGGATATTAACCTCCCGTTTATCACTGCAACTCAAGATGGGCCGAAGCACCTCGATACCACGTTGACTCGTGCGAAGTTTGAGGAATTGTGTGCGGATCTCATCGATCGCTGCCGCATCCCGGTTGAAACTGCACTCCGCGACTCGAAGCTCGACAAGAGCAAGATCGATGAAGTCGTCCTCGTCGGAGGTTCGACCCGGATTCCCGCAGTCCAGGAAGTTGTAAAACGCGTCTTGGGCAAAGATCCGAACCAAACCGTGAACCCAGATGAAGTGGTTGCAATTGGTGCAGCAATTCAAGCAGGTGTCTTGGCAGGTGAAGTTAAAGACATTCTCTTGCTCGACGTATCGCCGTTGTCCTTGGGTGTTGAAACCTTGGGCGGTGTGATGACCAAAATCATTCCTCGCAACACCACGATTCCGACCAAGAAATCGGAAGTATTCTCAACCGCAGTCGATGGACAAAGCAATGTAGAAATCCATGTGCTGCAAGGTGAGCGCGAAATGTCGAACGACAACAAGAGCCTTGGAACCTTCCGTCTGGATGGAATTCCTCCCGCTCCCCGTGGCGTTCCTCAAATCGAAGTCACCTTCGACATTGATGCGAACGGTATCTTGACTGTCTCTGCGAAAGATAAGGGCACAGGTAAAGAACAATCGATCAGCATTACCGGAGCTTCAACCTTACCGAAAGATGATGTTGAACGGATGGTACGCGATGCTGAGCAAAATGCTTCGACCGATAAAGAACGTCGTGAGCGGATTGATCTCAAGAACCAAGCAGATTCCTTGGCATACCAAGCTGAGAAGCAAATCAGCGAGCTAGGCGATAAAGTCCCTGCCGATGATAAGACTAAAGTTGAAGGATTGGTCAAGGATCTCAGAGATGCGATCGCTGCTGAAGACTTCGACAGAATTAAGTCTCTCCAGACCGACCTGCAACAGTCCTTATACGGCATTAGCCAAAACCTCTATCAGCAAGCAGGCGGCGAAGCTCCTGGCGCTGATCCAGGTGCAAGTGCTGGCGGTGGTTCGACCTCGGGTGGCGATGATGTCATCGATGCTGACTTCACCGAGTCGAAGTAA
- a CDS encoding nucleotidyltransferase domain-containing protein, with amino-acid sequence MLNQDFREFIQSLNDNQVRYLVVGGYAVAIYGHPRYTKDLDVWIEMTQENATNIMQALQQFGFGSLNLTVEDFLTSDQVIQLGYPPNRIDMITTPDGVDFATCFRTRSEIEVDGVIVNFIDLENLKRNKKASGRLQDLADLEKLESGD; translated from the coding sequence ATGCTGAACCAAGACTTCAGAGAGTTTATACAATCATTAAACGATAATCAGGTTCGATATCTAGTTGTGGGCGGCTATGCAGTTGCAATTTACGGGCATCCTCGCTACACAAAGGATTTGGATGTCTGGATTGAGATGACCCAGGAGAATGCAACTAATATCATGCAGGCATTGCAACAGTTCGGTTTTGGTTCCCTGAATTTAACCGTTGAAGATTTTCTAACTTCGGATCAAGTGATTCAACTCGGATATCCACCCAATCGGATTGATATGATTACAACGCCAGATGGTGTGGATTTTGCGACTTGTTTTCGTACAAGGTCTGAAATCGAAGTTGATGGAGTCATAGTCAATTTTATCGACTTGGAGAATCTGAAGCGGAATAAGAAAGCATCAGGACGGTTACAGGATTTAGCTGATTTGGAAAAGCTTGAAAGTGGAGACTGA
- a CDS encoding RNA polymerase sigma factor SigF, whose protein sequence is MATQSSLRSRGMELLVSYHQNPSVRLRNQLVQMNAGLVRKIAHRVSHQCAEPYEDLEQIGYLGLIRAIERFNPNQGCAFSSFAVPYIRGEMLHFLRDRAGTVKIPRRWQQLNKEGQRVREQLMEAFGRQPSDEEIADVLKVSVNEWRESKLAAKNRLPLSLDATVCQQLDSPMTLGDTLPDVRYQALQVLEEDRQQLQRALNQLEDKTRQAIEYVFLHDLSRKEVAEQIGVSPMTVTRRIHRGIQQMVGLLHPQVMQSDP, encoded by the coding sequence ATGGCAACTCAATCTTCTTTACGCTCCCGTGGAATGGAACTGTTAGTTTCGTATCACCAAAACCCCTCGGTAAGACTGCGAAACCAGTTGGTGCAGATGAATGCAGGTTTAGTGCGGAAAATCGCTCATCGGGTGAGTCATCAATGTGCAGAACCCTATGAAGACCTCGAACAGATTGGATATTTAGGGCTGATTCGAGCGATCGAACGGTTTAATCCCAATCAAGGATGCGCGTTCAGTTCGTTCGCCGTACCGTATATTCGAGGCGAAATGCTTCACTTCTTACGCGATCGTGCTGGAACCGTCAAAATTCCCCGTCGCTGGCAGCAATTGAATAAAGAAGGGCAACGAGTCCGCGAACAATTAATGGAAGCCTTCGGACGGCAACCCAGTGACGAAGAGATTGCAGATGTATTAAAAGTGTCGGTGAACGAATGGCGCGAGAGCAAACTGGCTGCAAAGAACCGATTACCGCTGAGTTTAGACGCAACCGTGTGTCAGCAGTTAGATTCTCCGATGACATTGGGCGACACCTTACCCGATGTCAGATATCAAGCCCTCCAAGTGCTCGAAGAAGACCGCCAGCAATTACAACGCGCCTTAAATCAGCTTGAAGATAAGACCCGCCAAGCGATCGAATATGTGTTCTTACATGATTTATCGCGTAAAGAAGTCGCAGAACAGATTGGAGTCAGCCCGATGACGGTGACTCGCCGGATTCATCGCGGAATTCAACAAATGGTCGGATTGCTGCATCCTCAAGTGATGCAGAGCGATCCCTAA
- a CDS encoding FKBP-type peptidyl-prolyl cis-trans isomerase: MREILISFGVMVACIAVLVVAQITGGSRDSAIAAEMPKTEAAPVVQVAQAADLKPMTTPNPAESKEPTETASGLKYVDVVEGTGETPEVGQLVTVHYTGTLKDGTKFDSSRDRGQPFKFKIGVGQVIKGWDEGVGSMKVGGRRTLEIPPDLGYGSRGIGPIPPNSTLFFDVELLKVG, translated from the coding sequence ATGAGAGAGATTTTGATCAGCTTCGGCGTCATGGTGGCTTGTATTGCGGTGCTGGTCGTGGCACAGATTACGGGAGGTTCTCGTGATAGCGCGATCGCTGCTGAAATGCCTAAGACCGAAGCTGCTCCTGTAGTTCAAGTAGCACAAGCTGCTGATTTAAAACCGATGACAACTCCGAATCCTGCTGAATCGAAAGAACCGACCGAAACTGCGTCTGGTCTGAAATATGTTGATGTGGTTGAAGGAACAGGCGAGACTCCTGAAGTGGGTCAACTCGTGACGGTTCATTACACGGGAACGTTAAAAGACGGCACGAAGTTTGATAGTTCTCGCGATCGCGGTCAGCCTTTCAAATTCAAAATTGGCGTAGGGCAGGTGATCAAAGGCTGGGATGAAGGCGTTGGCTCAATGAAAGTGGGCGGTCGTCGCACTTTAGAAATTCCACCCGATTTGGGGTATGGAAGTCGAGGCATTGGCCCGATTCCACCAAATTCGACGCTATTTTTTGATGTGGAATTGCTCAAGGTTGGCTAG
- a CDS encoding phasin family protein — MDNNNWITQLLMLGVGTTSLVAEKLKEVGDQWVKEGKLNPDQAKGFVDDLMNQLKTEQGGFEAQFQRQLRNMLMDLGVPRQNEMDELRGRLDRLERQVRDLENKLWK; from the coding sequence ATGGATAACAACAATTGGATCACGCAACTGCTGATGCTCGGTGTGGGCACAACGTCTTTGGTCGCTGAAAAACTCAAAGAAGTTGGGGATCAGTGGGTGAAAGAGGGCAAACTCAATCCCGATCAGGCAAAAGGCTTCGTCGATGATCTGATGAATCAACTGAAAACCGAGCAGGGCGGATTTGAAGCCCAGTTTCAGCGGCAGCTTCGCAACATGCTGATGGATTTGGGTGTGCCTCGCCAGAACGAAATGGATGAATTGCGCGGCAGACTCGATCGCTTAGAGCGACAGGTGCGAGATTTAGAAAATAAGCTCTGGAAATGA
- a CDS encoding class I SAM-dependent methyltransferase gives MSDSQTISAAVAALYNTYPFPPEPLLDEPPPGYNWRWNWLAAYSFCTGQKPKRQDVRILDAGCGTGVGTEYLVHLNPHAQVTGIDLSAGALTVARERCQRSGADRVEFHHLSLYDANQLSGQFDLINCVGVLHHLPDPNRGIQSLATKLAPGGLMHIFVYSELGRYEIQLMQEAIKLLQSDRSDYREGVAIGRQIFASLPPNNRLVRREQERWSMENTRDECFADMYVHPREVDYNIHTLFELIDASGLNFLGFSNPRQWEASRLFNQPDLLERADQLSDQERYRLIELLDPESVTHYEFFLSRGELPKSDWSSDEALLQAIPERSPCMDGWESRCLFNYDYQIINLAEDEFEFLKACDGNQTQSVQEILSTVSISIDKVRSLQEQQLILLTP, from the coding sequence ATGTCAGATTCTCAAACCATTAGTGCTGCAGTTGCCGCACTTTATAACACCTACCCTTTTCCACCAGAGCCTTTATTAGATGAGCCACCACCCGGCTACAACTGGCGCTGGAATTGGCTGGCTGCGTATAGTTTTTGTACCGGACAGAAACCGAAACGCCAAGATGTCCGGATTTTAGATGCGGGATGTGGAACAGGCGTTGGCACAGAATATCTTGTGCATTTGAATCCTCACGCTCAGGTGACGGGGATTGATTTGAGTGCAGGGGCGTTAACCGTTGCGCGAGAGCGCTGTCAGAGATCGGGAGCCGATCGTGTTGAGTTTCATCACCTCAGTCTCTACGATGCCAATCAACTTTCCGGTCAGTTCGATTTAATTAATTGCGTGGGCGTATTGCACCATTTACCCGATCCAAACCGAGGGATTCAATCCTTGGCAACCAAACTTGCGCCGGGTGGATTGATGCACATTTTTGTGTATTCAGAATTGGGACGATATGAAATTCAACTGATGCAAGAAGCGATTAAGCTTTTGCAATCGGATCGATCCGACTATCGCGAAGGCGTAGCGATCGGGCGGCAGATTTTTGCGTCCTTGCCTCCAAACAATCGTCTGGTGCGCCGAGAACAAGAGCGCTGGTCGATGGAGAATACGCGCGATGAGTGTTTTGCCGACATGTATGTCCATCCGCGTGAAGTCGATTACAACATTCACACGCTGTTTGAGTTGATTGATGCGTCTGGATTGAATTTTTTAGGCTTCTCAAATCCGCGTCAGTGGGAGGCATCGCGACTGTTCAATCAGCCGGACTTGCTGGAACGGGCGGATCAGTTGAGCGATCAAGAAAGATATCGCTTAATTGAACTCCTTGATCCAGAGTCGGTGACGCATTACGAATTCTTCTTGAGTCGAGGGGAATTACCAAAATCAGATTGGAGTTCGGATGAAGCCCTTTTACAGGCGATTCCTGAACGCAGTCCTTGTATGGACGGATGGGAAAGCCGCTGCTTGTTTAATTACGATTACCAAATCATCAATCTGGCTGAAGATGAGTTTGAATTTTTGAAGGCTTGCGATGGTAATCAGACACAATCGGTGCAAGAGATTCTCTCGACGGTTTCGATTTCGATCGATAAAGTGCGATCGCTGCAAGAACAGCAGCTTATCTTACTGACTCCGTAG
- a CDS encoding ATP synthase subunit I yields MEETIQTGTEKPESSQSMDDFYRLQNELLIVTVILTGLIFFPVWYFYSLNTALNYLIGACTGVVYLKLLARNVERLGTEKQKISKTHLAVFIGVMVLVTQVKDLHVLPVFLGFLTYKGTLLVHTLRILFKPEQTQT; encoded by the coding sequence ATGGAAGAAACGATCCAAACTGGTACAGAAAAACCAGAGTCAAGTCAGTCCATGGATGACTTTTATCGACTCCAAAATGAGTTGCTAATCGTAACCGTGATCTTGACTGGGCTAATATTCTTCCCTGTCTGGTATTTCTATTCGCTCAACACTGCTCTGAATTATTTAATTGGAGCGTGTACAGGTGTGGTTTACTTAAAGTTATTGGCGCGAAATGTAGAGCGACTCGGTACGGAAAAGCAAAAAATCAGCAAAACACATTTAGCTGTTTTTATTGGGGTAATGGTTCTCGTTACTCAAGTGAAAGATCTTCATGTGCTGCCTGTATTTCTAGGCTTTTTAACGTATAAAGGAACCCTACTCGTCCATACCTTGCGGATTCTGTTTAAGCCTGAACAAACTCAGACCTAA
- the atpB gene encoding F0F1 ATP synthase subunit A has protein sequence MLNFLDAPNVLPIASLEVGHHLYWQIGNLKIHGQVFIVSWIVIGLLVGASLLATRNAQRVPKGIQNLMEYALEFVRELAKNQLGEKEYRPWVPFIGTLFLFIFVSNWSGALVPWKLIKLPEGELAAPTNDINTTVALALLVSLAYFYAGFSKKGLGYFAKYVQPTPVLLPIAILEDFTKPLSLSFRLFGNILADELVVGVLVLLVPLFVPLPVMLLGLFTSAIQALVFATLAGAYIHEALEGHGDEHHD, from the coding sequence ATGCTTAATTTCCTCGACGCTCCCAACGTTTTACCGATCGCCAGCTTAGAAGTGGGTCATCACCTCTACTGGCAAATTGGCAATCTGAAGATTCATGGGCAGGTATTTATTGTCTCTTGGATCGTCATCGGGCTATTGGTTGGAGCTTCATTGCTCGCAACCCGTAACGCTCAACGCGTTCCAAAAGGCATTCAGAACCTGATGGAGTACGCGCTGGAGTTTGTGCGTGAGTTGGCAAAAAACCAGCTAGGCGAGAAAGAGTACCGTCCTTGGGTTCCGTTTATTGGCACTCTGTTTCTGTTCATCTTTGTCTCTAACTGGTCGGGCGCACTCGTTCCCTGGAAGCTGATTAAGCTACCAGAAGGCGAACTCGCTGCCCCCACGAATGACATCAACACCACAGTTGCTTTAGCACTCTTGGTGTCGCTGGCATATTTTTACGCAGGCTTCAGTAAGAAAGGATTGGGCTACTTTGCGAAGTACGTTCAACCTACTCCGGTTCTTCTGCCCATCGCGATTCTAGAAGACTTCACGAAGCCGCTTTCACTCAGCTTCCGACTTTTTGGTAACATCTTGGCGGATGAATTGGTGGTCGGTGTATTGGTGCTTCTAGTGCCGCTGTTCGTCCCACTTCCTGTGATGCTGCTGGGTTTATTTACCAGTGCAATTCAGGCTTTGGTGTTTGCGACTCTGGCAGGTGCTTACATTCACGAAGCACTTGAAGGTCACGGCGACGAACATCACGATTAG
- the atpE gene encoding ATP synthase F0 subunit C: MNPTVAAASVIAAALAIGLAAIGPGIGQGNASGEAVAGIARQPEAEGKIRGTLLLTLAFMESLTIYGLVIALVLLFANPFA, encoded by the coding sequence ATGAATCCTACCGTTGCTGCTGCTTCTGTCATCGCTGCTGCACTCGCGATCGGTCTTGCTGCAATTGGACCTGGTATTGGTCAAGGTAATGCTTCTGGAGAAGCTGTTGCAGGAATTGCACGTCAGCCTGAAGCAGAAGGCAAAATTCGCGGTACGTTGCTGTTGACCCTCGCGTTTATGGAATCTCTGACCATCTACGGTCTGGTAATCGCGTTGGTTCTCTTGTTTGCGAACCCATTTGCATAA
- a CDS encoding F0F1 ATP synthase subunit B' → MFDFDATLPLMAVQFLLLVAVLNIVFFKPLTKVVEDRNDFIRGTEADAKERLAKAEALAKQYETELAESRRAYQSAIAKAQADANQIAAQKIAAAQQEAQQQREQTQKELDQQKAAAMQTLEQQVEALSREILDKLLVGI, encoded by the coding sequence ATGTTTGATTTTGATGCAACGCTGCCGTTGATGGCGGTGCAATTTTTACTGTTGGTTGCAGTGTTGAACATTGTGTTCTTCAAGCCTTTGACCAAGGTTGTTGAAGATCGTAATGATTTTATTCGCGGCACTGAAGCTGATGCGAAGGAGCGGTTGGCAAAAGCAGAAGCATTAGCGAAACAGTACGAAACTGAACTCGCTGAATCGCGTCGGGCTTATCAAAGCGCGATCGCAAAAGCTCAAGCTGACGCAAACCAAATCGCGGCACAGAAAATTGCAGCGGCACAGCAAGAAGCACAACAACAGCGGGAACAAACTCAGAAGGAGTTAGACCAGCAAAAAGCAGCTGCGATGCAAACGCTAGAGCAGCAAGTGGAAGCCTTAAGTCGTGAAATTCTAGACAAATTATTAGTTGGAATTTAA